One genomic region from Ptychodera flava strain L36383 chromosome 14, AS_Pfla_20210202, whole genome shotgun sequence encodes:
- the LOC139150515 gene encoding uncharacterized protein, which produces MAEYTDSEIRQRESNIHPRDQDPTPRHLKKQRITEHERQSTRRRSLFHQDFAPPNPLSAKRRPWTFQEDAALVEYVALYYSSEHGSSQWPSMHNTEFWSCCAAAVSEKTGEHRREGNACRTRVSKTLQGRFKTIDDAENHFNISYMDDFSAVMNTWLQPTSTPKRHLRVPFHHHQWLPSVQLNLPILHRVVGSTSIIHLLASQNYQRNRKLVS; this is translated from the exons ATGGCGGAATACACGGACTCGGAAATTCGGCAGCGGGAAAG CAACATTCATCCACGAGACCAGGACCCAACACCGAGACATCTGAAGAAACAAAGAATTACTGAACATGAACGTCAATCCACCAGGCGTAGATCTCTCTTTCACCAAGATTTT GCCCCTCCAAATCCACTTAGTGCTAAACGACGACCTTGGACTTTCCAGGAGGATGCTGCCCTTGTCGAGTATGTGGCACTGTATTACAGTAGTGAACATGGTTCTTCACAATGGCCCAGTATGCATAACACAGAATTTTGGAGTTGTTGTGCTGCTGCTGTCAGTGAAAAAACCGGGGAACACAGGCGTGAAG gGAATGCATGTAGGACACGTGTGAGTAAAACCCTGCAAGGAAGATTTAAGACCATTGACGATGCTGAAAATCATTTTAACATTTCCTACATGGACGACTTCAGTGCCGTTATGAATACATGGCTGCAACCAACCTCAACACCAAAAAGGCATCTGCGAGTCCCTTTCCATCATCACCAATGGCTGCCTTCAGTCCAATTAAATTTACCAATCCTACACAGAGTCGTGGGGAGTACTTCAATAATACACTTGTTGGCTTCACAAAATTATCAACGAAACAGAAAATTAGTCTCCTAA